Proteins from a genomic interval of Chroococcidiopsis thermalis PCC 7203:
- a CDS encoding PAS domain S-box protein, translated as MTQHRTVLIVDCCAPDREIYREYLLAEQEVEYQILEAESGQSGLSLCQSRAVDGILLEYQLPDLDGLAFLTRLRQQAGEDCPPVVMVTGHGSEAIAVKALKNGVVDYLVKGQTTADELRQAVGSAIANAQRQHKLPASEQRFQTSVENLLDCFGIYSSIRDESGGIVDFQVEYVNAAACEQNCMTQEQQIGRRLCELLPAHKESGLFEEYCQVVETGKPLIKESLDYTDVYGDRCLTKAYDIRISKLNDGFVAAWRDVTARKQAEIEREKILAQEKQVREAAERNKQQYRLLAAKLRESDRRFRAIFNSTFQMIGSLSPEGILLEVNQTALDFAGVAKEEVIDRPFWETKWWTISPEIQARLREAIEQAAAGEFVRYEVDVLSAGDRVATIDFSLKPVFDETGQVVLLIPEGRDISDKKQAEATLRDVYAQLEQRAAALTQSNQNLQVALEELQISQEELNQQNEELSQARNLSELQSQRYQDLFNFAPDGYLVTNCQGIIQEANRAITSLLAIDQQQLIGKPLSVFVDPQEMQVFRSQLNRFAAKANHSASAQLIQTWELNLKPFRGKPFPAEVSLAAIGNGQEDLVGWRWLIRDITQRKQAEAALRQSEALFRGVFESDLIGILFWNTEGQIIDANETFCRMTGYSRQEMQAGQVHYKNITPPEYHATDAQKLETIQTAGQYAPFEKEYICKDGSRIPILLGCAFLPGYRDRGVAFVLDISEKKRWEREREALLAKEQLARQEAERADRSKDEFLAMVSHELRSPLNSILGWAKLLRTRKYDPQVAARALETIERNAQAQSQLLEDLLDVSRMIRGNLRLTLAPVNLLNVVESTVTSLKLAAQAKNIDLQFRIPNSEFRILTSPFMVSGDLHRLQQIITNLLTNAIKFTPNGGRVEISLKRVEQGAGSRDKGDKGDKGDKGDKGDKGDKGEVLATSRQPLATHTTPDSPKFAQIQVTDTGQGISPEFLPYIFERFRQADDVTTRSKDGLGLGLAIARHLVELHGGTIAAASLGEGQGATFTVTLPLRETRQGDGEDKKDKEDKGDLPLQGIRILVVDDDADAREFLHFALTLEEAEVKVARSAKEALEVLNQFQPNVIVSDIGMPEEDGYSLLRQVRSQTAARGAEPIPAIALTAFARESDRQSAIAAGFQRHLAKPVVVAELVAAIADLIQSPL; from the coding sequence ATGACACAGCACCGCACAGTTCTAATTGTTGATTGTTGTGCGCCAGATCGAGAAATTTATCGAGAGTATCTTTTAGCAGAGCAAGAGGTTGAGTATCAAATTTTAGAGGCGGAATCGGGACAAAGCGGTTTGTCGCTGTGCCAATCGCGAGCGGTTGATGGAATTTTATTAGAATATCAACTACCGGATTTAGATGGTTTGGCATTTCTAACTAGGCTGAGACAGCAAGCAGGTGAAGATTGCCCTCCCGTAGTCATGGTGACGGGTCATGGAAGTGAGGCGATCGCAGTCAAAGCATTGAAAAATGGTGTAGTAGATTATCTCGTGAAAGGGCAAACTACAGCTGATGAATTGCGTCAAGCAGTAGGTAGTGCGATCGCAAATGCCCAAAGACAGCATAAATTACCAGCTAGCGAACAACGGTTCCAAACATCTGTAGAAAATTTACTCGACTGTTTTGGCATTTATTCAAGTATTCGCGATGAATCTGGAGGGATCGTAGATTTTCAAGTTGAATACGTCAATGCAGCGGCTTGCGAACAGAATTGCATGACGCAGGAACAGCAAATTGGCAGAAGACTTTGCGAGTTACTTCCCGCTCACAAAGAAAGCGGTCTGTTTGAGGAATATTGCCAAGTCGTAGAAACAGGCAAACCACTAATTAAAGAATCTCTGGATTATACAGATGTTTATGGCGATCGCTGCTTAACCAAAGCTTACGATATTCGGATTAGTAAATTAAATGACGGGTTTGTTGCAGCTTGGCGAGATGTCACAGCACGCAAACAAGCAGAAATCGAGCGAGAAAAAATACTAGCTCAAGAAAAACAAGTGCGGGAGGCGGCGGAAAGAAATAAACAGCAATACCGTTTGTTAGCAGCAAAACTGCGAGAGAGCGATCGCCGTTTTCGAGCAATTTTTAATTCCACATTTCAAATGATTGGCTCGCTCTCCCCTGAAGGAATTTTACTCGAAGTGAATCAAACTGCCCTAGATTTTGCGGGAGTGGCAAAAGAAGAAGTTATCGATCGCCCGTTTTGGGAAACCAAATGGTGGACGATTTCACCCGAAATTCAAGCACGGTTACGAGAAGCGATCGAGCAAGCGGCGGCGGGGGAATTTGTTCGATATGAAGTGGATGTGTTGAGTGCAGGTGACAGGGTCGCAACAATTGATTTTTCCCTCAAACCAGTGTTTGATGAAACCGGACAAGTTGTGTTGCTTATTCCTGAAGGGCGAGATATTAGCGATAAGAAACAAGCTGAAGCAACCCTACGAGATGTTTACGCTCAACTAGAACAACGCGCAGCCGCATTAACACAGAGCAATCAGAATTTGCAGGTGGCGTTAGAGGAACTGCAAATTTCTCAAGAGGAACTTAACCAACAAAACGAAGAACTGAGCCAAGCTCGTAATTTGAGCGAACTACAAAGCCAGCGGTATCAAGATTTATTCAATTTCGCCCCAGATGGATATTTAGTTACTAATTGCCAAGGCATAATTCAAGAAGCCAACAGAGCGATAACGAGCTTGCTAGCGATCGACCAACAACAGTTAATTGGCAAACCTTTAAGTGTCTTCGTCGATCCGCAAGAAATGCAAGTTTTTCGGAGTCAGTTAAATCGATTTGCAGCAAAGGCGAATCATTCTGCATCCGCGCAGCTAATTCAAACTTGGGAATTGAACTTAAAACCCTTCCGAGGTAAACCTTTTCCTGCTGAAGTTTCGCTGGCGGCGATCGGCAACGGTCAAGAAGATTTAGTCGGTTGGCGTTGGTTGATTCGAGATATTACACAACGCAAACAAGCCGAAGCAGCTTTGCGTCAAAGCGAAGCTCTCTTCCGAGGCGTATTTGAATCCGATCTGATCGGCATTCTCTTTTGGAACACCGAAGGGCAGATTATCGATGCCAACGAGACCTTTTGTCGCATGACTGGTTATTCGCGACAAGAAATGCAAGCTGGACAAGTTCACTATAAGAATATTACACCGCCGGAATACCACGCAACTGACGCTCAAAAGTTAGAGACTATACAAACTGCGGGTCAATACGCCCCATTTGAGAAAGAATACATTTGCAAAGATGGTAGTCGCATTCCAATTTTACTCGGTTGTGCTTTTCTGCCGGGATATCGCGATCGCGGTGTTGCTTTTGTCTTAGATATCAGCGAGAAAAAGCGATGGGAACGAGAACGGGAAGCACTTTTAGCCAAAGAACAGCTAGCCCGCCAGGAAGCAGAACGAGCCGATCGCAGTAAAGATGAATTTTTGGCGATGGTTTCCCATGAATTGCGATCGCCCCTTAATTCCATTCTCGGCTGGGCAAAACTGCTGCGTACCCGCAAATACGATCCTCAAGTAGCTGCCCGTGCTTTAGAAACGATCGAGCGCAACGCTCAAGCACAATCCCAACTGCTCGAAGACTTGCTAGATGTCTCGCGCATGATTCGGGGCAACCTCCGCCTCACCCTTGCCCCTGTTAATCTCTTGAATGTAGTCGAATCAACTGTAACGAGCTTGAAACTAGCAGCCCAAGCCAAAAACATCGATTTACAATTCCGAATTCCGAATTCCGAATTCCGAATTCTGACTTCTCCCTTCATGGTTTCTGGCGATCTCCATCGTCTCCAGCAAATTATCACCAACCTGCTGACCAATGCAATTAAATTTACTCCTAACGGCGGACGAGTTGAGATTTCGCTCAAACGAGTCGAACAGGGAGCAGGGAGCAGGGACAAGGGGGACAAGGGGGACAAGGGGGACAAGGGGGACAAGGGGGACAAGGGAGACAAGGGGGAAGTTCTAGCCACTAGCCGCCAGCCACTAGCCACTCACACTACTCCCGACTCCCCAAAATTTGCTCAAATCCAAGTTACCGATACAGGTCAAGGTATCAGCCCTGAATTTCTACCTTATATTTTCGAGCGTTTTCGGCAAGCAGATGATGTGACAACGCGCTCGAAAGATGGCTTAGGATTAGGGTTGGCGATCGCCCGTCATTTAGTTGAATTGCACGGGGGAACGATCGCGGCTGCAAGTTTAGGAGAAGGGCAGGGGGCGACTTTTACTGTCACGTTACCTTTACGGGAAACCAGACAGGGGGATGGGGAAGACAAGAAGGACAAGGAAGACAAGGGAGATTTGCCCCTCCAAGGTATCAGAATACTTGTGGTTGACGATGATGCAGATGCGCGGGAATTTTTGCATTTTGCTTTGACCCTAGAGGAGGCGGAAGTCAAGGTAGCGAGATCGGCTAAAGAAGCACTAGAAGTCTTGAACCAATTTCAACCAAATGTAATTGTCAGCGATATTGGAATGCCAGAAGAGGATGGCTACTCTCTGCTACGTCAGGTGCGATCGCAAACAGCAGCCAGAGGAGCCGAACCAATTCCCGCGATCGCTCTGACTGCATTTGCTAGAGAGTCAGACCGTCAAAGCGCGATCGCGGCTGGTTTTCAGCGTCATCTCGCTAAACCTGTGGTCGTAGCAGAGTTAGTCGCCGCGATCGCCGATCTCATTCAAAGCCCGCTCTAG